The Prinia subflava isolate CZ2003 ecotype Zambia chromosome 5, Cam_Psub_1.2, whole genome shotgun sequence genome window below encodes:
- the RAPSN gene encoding 43 kDa receptor-associated protein of the synapse gives MRLFNPWEMGQDQTKQQIEKGLHLYQSNQTEKALRVWMRVLEKSADPAGRFRVLGCLITAHAEMGRYKDMLKFAVVQIDTARELEDPDFLTESYLNLARSNEKLCEFQKTISYCKTCLNMQGTTVSLQLNGQVSLSMGNAFLGLSIFQKALECFEKALRYAHNNDDKMLECRVCCSLGNFYTQIKDYEKALFFPCKAAELVNDYGKGWSLKYRAMSQYHMAVAYRKLGRLADAMDCCEESMKIALQHGDRPLQALCLLCFADIHRSRRDVQTAFPRYDSSMSIMTEIGNRLGLIQVLLGVTKCWMIQKELDKALESIEKAQELAEGLGNKLSLLKLHCLCERIYRTKEQQRELRDHVVKFHECVEEMELYCGMCGESIGEKNNQLQALPCSHFFHLKCLQTNGTGGCPNCRRLSVKPGYV, from the exons ATGAGGCTTTTTAATCCATGGGAGATGGGTCAGGACCAGACAAAGCAACAGATAGAGAAAGGACTCCATCTTTACCAGTCTAATCAGACCGAAAAGGCCCTGCGAGTCTGGATGAGGGTTTTGGAGAAGTCTGCGGATCCTGCTGGCAGGTTTCGGGTGTTGGGTTGCCTCATCACTGCTCATGCAGAGATGGGCAGGTACAAAGACATGCTGAAG tttgcagtggTACAGATTGACACAGCACGGGAGCTGGAAGACCCAGATTTCCTTACAGAGAGCTACCTAAACCTGGCTCGCAGCAATGAGAAACTCTGTGAATTCCAGAAAACAATCTCCTACTGTAAGACGTGCCTGAACATGCAGGGCACCACCGTGAGCCTGCAGCTGAACGGCCAGGTGAGCCTCAGCATGGGCAATGCCTTCTTGGGCCTCAGCATTTTCCAGAAGGCTTTGGAGTGCTTCGAGAAAGCTTTGCGCTACGCACACAACAACGACGACAAGATGCTGGAATGTCGagtctgctgcagcctggggaacTTCTACACCCAGATAAAG GACTACGAGAAAGCCTTGTTTTTCCCGTGTAAAGCTGCCGAACTGGTGAACGATTACGGCAAGGGCTGGAGCCTGAAGTACCGCGCCATGAGCCAGTACCACATGGCCGTGGCCTATCGCAAGCTGGGGCGCCTGGCAGACGCCATGGACTGCTGTGAG GAGTCCATGAAGATCGCCCTGCAGCACGGTGACCGGCCGCTGCAAGCACTGTGtctgctctgctttgcagaCATCCACCGCAGTCGCAGAGACGTGCAG ACAGCCTTCCCTCGGTATGATTCCTCCATGAGCATCATGACAGAGATTGGAAACCGCCTGGGCCTGatccaggtgctgctgggagtGACTAAGTGCTGGATGATTCAAAAGGAGCTGGACAAG GCTCTGGAAAGCATTGAAAAggcacaggagctggcagagggacTAGGGAACAAG ctcagcctgctgaAGCTCCACTGCCTGTGTGAAAGGATCTATCGCACAAAGGAGCAGCAGCGAGAATTGCGTGACCACGTAGTGAAGTTCCATGAATGTGTGGAGGAGATGGAGCTCTACTGTGGCATGTGTGGAGAGTCCATCGGGGAGAAGAACAACCAGCTCCAGGCACTACCTTGCTCCCACTTCTTTCACTTGAA